Proteins from a genomic interval of Hornefia porci:
- a CDS encoding BMP family ABC transporter substrate-binding protein, whose translation MIDYKIVRKRGEKEYHRAVARGRYPYLPALDDLLSMEETVGEEYLGTMEIPVHMIHGTKTAGRKESFSYGFMPLLEPGSEFAAKWVSLYDIQMDTGFTDPVKVYEYMNCFYVAEGNKRVSVMKYLNGDSILADVTRVIPQKTEEKDRMIYYEFLDFYRVTGLYGITFSELGCYKRLAEKFGRDLQTPWPEEAVRLLKTVFVYFGVLFAEKGGGRLDITAADALLIYLSVYSIDSLTCKSPEEIRRRMDKLWKEFRTGVREEAIDIVDTPELSGGTRSSGIFSLFAGSAYSEAKPLRVAFVHEKNAENSSWVYSHELGREYLEERFDGILKTEEFSDCGNDEAVRAAIDRAAEHGDEVIFTTSPALMAETFRSAIHYPKIRFLNCSVKLQHQAVRTYYTRSYEVKFVLGALAACLAENHRIGYRADYPIYGYIANINAFAAGAAMIDPQSRVILTWATKENSDWRRELAEQEVSVISGADMQPLHSTSREYGLYRYEAGEPVNLAVPCWNWGRYYELILRTVMNGTWDGLNAVKRNQAVNYWYGMSSGILDLQLLRDFSPGTRRMVKYLRDGIVSGNVYPFEGELKDRQGRVRQREGRMSNEGIIGMDWLLDNVDGSLPKLEELKSTAKNAVSVSGVIEK comes from the coding sequence GTGATCGATTATAAAATCGTAAGGAAACGAGGAGAAAAGGAATATCACCGGGCGGTGGCCAGAGGGCGTTATCCGTATCTGCCGGCACTGGACGACCTGCTTTCCATGGAAGAGACCGTTGGGGAGGAATATCTGGGAACGATGGAGATTCCGGTCCATATGATTCACGGAACGAAAACTGCGGGGAGGAAAGAATCATTTTCCTATGGGTTCATGCCGCTTCTGGAACCGGGCAGCGAGTTTGCGGCCAAGTGGGTCAGCCTGTATGATATTCAGATGGATACGGGGTTTACCGATCCCGTCAAGGTCTATGAATATATGAACTGTTTCTATGTGGCTGAAGGAAACAAGCGGGTTTCGGTAATGAAGTACCTGAACGGGGATTCGATCCTAGCGGATGTGACACGGGTGATTCCCCAAAAGACGGAAGAAAAAGACCGGATGATTTACTATGAATTCCTGGATTTTTACCGCGTCACGGGCCTTTATGGAATCACCTTCTCGGAACTGGGCTGCTACAAACGTCTGGCGGAGAAATTCGGACGGGACCTTCAGACGCCCTGGCCGGAGGAGGCGGTGCGGCTCCTGAAAACAGTCTTTGTCTACTTCGGCGTGCTCTTTGCGGAGAAGGGCGGCGGGCGGCTTGATATAACGGCGGCGGACGCGCTTCTGATTTATCTGTCCGTATACAGCATCGATTCTCTGACCTGCAAATCTCCGGAGGAGATCCGCCGGAGAATGGATAAACTCTGGAAGGAATTCCGGACGGGCGTCAGGGAGGAGGCGATCGACATTGTCGATACGCCGGAGCTCTCCGGAGGAACCCGGTCTTCCGGGATTTTCAGTCTCTTTGCGGGAAGCGCCTACAGCGAGGCGAAGCCTCTCCGGGTTGCCTTTGTGCATGAGAAAAACGCAGAAAACTCCAGCTGGGTCTACTCCCACGAACTGGGGCGGGAATATCTGGAGGAACGTTTCGACGGAATCTTAAAGACAGAGGAATTTTCAGACTGCGGAAACGACGAAGCCGTCCGGGCGGCGATCGACCGCGCTGCGGAGCATGGGGACGAGGTGATATTCACGACATCTCCGGCCCTGATGGCAGAAACCTTCCGCTCCGCAATCCATTATCCGAAGATCCGGTTCTTGAACTGTTCGGTCAAGCTGCAGCATCAGGCGGTCAGGACCTATTACACCCGCTCCTATGAGGTCAAGTTCGTTCTCGGCGCACTGGCGGCCTGTCTCGCGGAGAACCATCGCATCGGCTACCGGGCGGATTATCCGATATACGGGTATATCGCCAATATCAATGCGTTTGCGGCCGGAGCAGCTATGATCGATCCGCAGAGCAGGGTGATTCTGACCTGGGCGACAAAGGAGAACTCAGACTGGCGGCGGGAACTTGCGGAGCAGGAGGTTTCAGTGATTTCCGGTGCGGACATGCAGCCCCTGCACAGCACCTCCCGGGAGTACGGACTGTACCGGTATGAAGCCGGAGAACCGGTGAATCTGGCGGTTCCCTGCTGGAACTGGGGGAGATATTATGAGCTGATCCTCCGGACGGTGATGAACGGAACGTGGGACGGACTGAATGCGGTGAAGAGGAATCAGGCGGTCAACTACTGGTACGGGATGAGCTCGGGGATTCTGGATCTGCAATTGCTGCGGGACTTCAGTCCCGGAACGCGGAGGATGGTGAAATATCTGCGGGACGGAATCGTTTCCGGGAACGTCTATCCGTTTGAAGGCGAACTGAAGGACCGACAGGGAAGAGTCCGGCAGAGGGAAGGACGGATGAGCAATGAGGGAATCATCGGCATGGACTGGCTGCTTGACAACGTGGACGGCTCGCTGCCTAAGCTTGAAGAACTGAAGTCTACCGCGAAGAATGCGGTAAGCGTCAGCGGGGTCATAGAAAAATGA
- the prmC gene encoding peptide chain release factor N(5)-glutamine methyltransferase: MTARELINRGAQELAEQGVADAETDSRLLFCHLTGVSRSRLFMEYQRKMTDAEIAAYKALIRRRGTGEPLQYITGETEFMGLRFRVDSRVLIPRPETELLVEKALELLKKPTTENPAAKDRQPAREPVRVLDCCCGSGAIGLSVAALAEVPVRVSCSDISLEALNVARRNAEELGFSGSFGEGRRGSAEFLCGSFLEPAAGRQFDMILCNPPYIQDGVIPGLQREVREHEPLLALAGGEDGLDPYREMIPRLTEHLTDGGVAMFEIGHDQGEAVANMFAETGEFEPAQVMRDLAGRNRIVWARRRYPQSAV, encoded by the coding sequence ATGACGGCGAGGGAACTGATCAATAGGGGCGCGCAGGAGCTGGCAGAGCAGGGCGTTGCCGACGCAGAGACAGACAGCCGGCTTCTGTTCTGTCACCTGACGGGCGTCAGCCGCTCACGTCTTTTTATGGAATACCAGCGTAAGATGACGGACGCGGAGATCGCCGCGTACAAAGCCCTGATCCGACGCCGCGGCACCGGTGAGCCCCTGCAGTACATTACCGGCGAGACGGAGTTCATGGGACTGCGGTTCCGCGTCGATTCACGGGTTCTGATACCGCGGCCGGAAACGGAGCTTCTTGTGGAGAAAGCGCTGGAGCTTCTGAAAAAGCCTACGACAGAAAACCCGGCAGCGAAAGATCGGCAGCCGGCGCGTGAGCCGGTGCGTGTTCTGGACTGCTGCTGCGGCAGCGGCGCGATCGGCCTGTCTGTAGCTGCGCTGGCAGAGGTGCCGGTGCGCGTGTCATGCAGCGATATCAGTCTGGAGGCTCTGAACGTGGCCCGAAGGAATGCGGAGGAACTTGGATTTTCCGGAAGCTTCGGGGAGGGACGCCGCGGGAGTGCTGAATTTCTGTGCGGCAGTTTTCTAGAACCGGCTGCCGGAAGGCAGTTCGATATGATTTTGTGCAATCCCCCCTATATTCAGGACGGAGTCATCCCGGGACTTCAGCGGGAGGTTCGGGAGCATGAGCCTCTGCTGGCGCTGGCCGGAGGCGAGGACGGGCTGGATCCTTACCGGGAGATGATCCCGCGGCTGACGGAGCACCTGACGGACGGCGGCGTCGCGATGTTTGAAATCGGTCACGACCAGGGAGAGGCGGTCGCGAATATGTTTGCCGAGACGGGGGAATTCGAGCCTGCGCAGGTCATGCGCGATCTGGCGGGCCGCAATCGCATCGTGTGGGCGCGGCGGAGGTATCCGCAGAGCGCGGTGTGA
- a CDS encoding acyl-CoA dehydrogenase family protein produces the protein MLFKTTEAHEELRAKVRAFAEEEIKPIAFKLDQSNEFPHEAVAKMAKLGLMGIPYPKKYGGAELDVLSYAIAVEELARVDGGAGVILSAHTSLGTYPIAAYGTEAQKQKYLVPLAKGEKLGAFGLTEPNAGSDASGTETTAVLQGDHYILNGGKVFITNAPIADTYVVFAVTTPNIGTHGISAFIVEKDYEGFEFGDHYDKMGIRSSSTAELIFNDVKVPKENLLGHEGEGFKIAMSTLDGGRIGIAAQALGIAQGAFEHAKEYALERVQFGMPIAYQQANQFKFADMAIKLRNARFQVYSAAELKQAHEPYGMEAAMAKAYASDIALEVCNDALQLYGGNGFLKGMEVERAYRDAKITTIYEGTNEIQRIVIAANILGKPPKMNVSGGKQKGPITGARKKEIYSKGTAQERVDQLVEALKADGYDFTVGIDPMTPIVDADRVVSAGKGIGDKKNMKLIEDLAKQAGAAVGSSRPVAETLKYLPLDRYVGMSGQKFSGNLYIACGISGAGQHLKGIREATTIVAINKNKNAPIFKNADYGIVGDVMEILPLLTKALDNGEEKKPAPPRVKMRKATILKEPSHWTTYVCDGCGYEYDPAVGDEEGGISPGTTFESLPEEWICPVCGEEKTAFIEVEKVSNKEDQ, from the coding sequence ATGCTTTTTAAAACTACAGAGGCTCATGAAGAGCTCAGGGCTAAGGTCAGAGCGTTTGCAGAGGAGGAAATCAAGCCTATTGCGTTTAAGCTGGACCAGAGCAATGAATTCCCCCACGAGGCGGTAGCCAAGATGGCTAAACTCGGTCTGATGGGAATACCATATCCGAAAAAATACGGCGGAGCGGAACTTGATGTTCTGAGCTACGCGATTGCGGTCGAAGAACTTGCCCGCGTGGACGGCGGCGCAGGCGTTATCCTGTCCGCGCACACATCGCTGGGAACTTATCCTATCGCGGCTTACGGAACTGAAGCGCAGAAGCAGAAGTATCTGGTTCCTCTGGCGAAAGGTGAGAAGCTGGGAGCCTTTGGTCTGACGGAGCCCAACGCAGGATCAGATGCGAGCGGAACAGAGACCACTGCGGTGCTTCAGGGCGATCATTACATCCTGAACGGCGGAAAGGTGTTCATCACCAACGCGCCGATCGCAGACACCTACGTTGTCTTCGCGGTCACCACGCCCAACATCGGGACGCACGGAATCAGCGCGTTCATTGTCGAGAAGGATTATGAGGGCTTCGAGTTCGGCGACCACTATGACAAAATGGGAATCCGCTCATCCTCAACTGCGGAACTGATTTTCAATGATGTGAAGGTACCGAAGGAAAATCTGCTGGGCCACGAGGGAGAAGGCTTCAAGATCGCCATGTCCACGCTGGACGGCGGCCGCATCGGAATCGCCGCGCAGGCACTGGGGATCGCCCAGGGAGCCTTTGAGCATGCGAAGGAATACGCACTGGAAAGAGTACAGTTCGGGATGCCGATCGCGTATCAGCAGGCAAACCAGTTCAAATTCGCCGATATGGCCATCAAGCTGCGGAACGCACGGTTCCAGGTCTATTCCGCCGCAGAACTGAAGCAGGCTCATGAACCCTATGGAATGGAGGCCGCAATGGCGAAGGCGTACGCATCGGATATTGCGCTGGAGGTCTGCAACGATGCCCTGCAGCTCTACGGAGGCAACGGCTTCCTCAAGGGAATGGAGGTAGAGAGAGCTTACCGCGACGCCAAGATTACTACGATCTATGAAGGAACAAATGAAATTCAGAGGATCGTAATCGCTGCGAATATTCTGGGTAAACCGCCGAAAATGAATGTGTCGGGAGGAAAGCAGAAGGGTCCTATCACCGGAGCCCGGAAAAAGGAGATCTACAGCAAAGGCACCGCGCAGGAACGGGTGGATCAGCTGGTAGAGGCCCTGAAGGCAGACGGCTATGACTTCACAGTGGGAATTGATCCGATGACGCCGATTGTCGATGCGGACCGCGTCGTTTCCGCCGGAAAGGGGATCGGCGATAAGAAGAACATGAAACTGATCGAGGATCTGGCGAAGCAGGCCGGCGCGGCCGTAGGCTCCTCCAGACCGGTGGCGGAGACGCTGAAATATCTTCCGTTGGACCGCTATGTCGGTATGTCCGGCCAGAAGTTCAGCGGCAATCTGTACATCGCCTGCGGGATCTCCGGCGCGGGTCAGCATCTGAAGGGAATCCGGGAGGCTACCACTATCGTGGCCATCAACAAAAATAAGAACGCGCCGATTTTCAAGAATGCGGATTACGGCATCGTCGGAGATGTGATGGAGATTCTTCCTCTGCTGACAAAGGCGCTGGACAACGGCGAGGAGAAGAAGCCGGCGCCGCCGAGAGTCAAGATGAGAAAGGCAACCATTCTGAAGGAGCCCTCTCACTGGACGACGTATGTCTGTGACGGATGCGGTTACGAATATGATCCGGCCGTCGGTGACGAAGAAGGCGGCATCAGTCCCGGGACCACGTTCGAATCACTGCCGGAGGAGTGGATCTGTCCGGTATGCGGCGAGGAAAAGACCGCGTTCATCGAGGTTGAAAAAGTATCGAATAAGGAGGATCAGTAA
- a CDS encoding NAD(P)-dependent malic enzyme — protein MDYAKESLKLHEQWKGKIEVVARTPVENEEDLSLAYTPGVAQPCLEIQKDPRRSYDLTRRWNMCAVITDGSAVLGLGDIGPEAGMPVMEGKCVLFKAFGDVDAFPLCVRTQDVDEFVNAVYLISGSFGGINLEDIAAPRCFEIERKLKAKCDIPVFHDDQHGTAVITLAGLTNALRVTGRKKEDVRIVTSGAGAAAVSITRLLLSAGFRNIIMTDRRGAIYKGRQIGMNWVKEEMAEVTNPERVKGDLAEVIRGADVFIGVSAPGLVTKDMVRSMNKDAIIFACANPTPEIFPDDAREAGAAVIATGRSDFPNQINNVLAFPGIFRGAFDARACDINEEMKLAAAHALADLIPEDELAPDYIIPKAFDPAVGPAVAHAVAEAARRSGVAHAAAEVARR, from the coding sequence ATGGATTACGCAAAAGAGTCGCTGAAGCTGCATGAGCAATGGAAGGGAAAGATCGAGGTCGTCGCGAGAACGCCGGTCGAAAATGAGGAGGATTTGTCGCTGGCGTATACGCCGGGGGTGGCGCAGCCGTGCCTGGAGATTCAGAAGGATCCGCGCAGGAGCTATGATCTGACGCGGCGCTGGAATATGTGCGCAGTTATCACGGACGGGTCGGCAGTTCTGGGGCTGGGGGACATCGGTCCGGAGGCGGGAATGCCGGTTATGGAGGGAAAATGTGTCCTGTTCAAGGCGTTCGGCGATGTGGACGCTTTCCCGCTGTGTGTCAGAACGCAGGATGTGGATGAATTTGTCAATGCCGTTTATCTGATTTCCGGGTCCTTTGGCGGAATCAACCTGGAGGATATCGCCGCGCCGCGGTGTTTTGAGATTGAGCGGAAGCTGAAGGCGAAGTGCGACATCCCTGTTTTTCACGACGATCAGCATGGAACGGCGGTTATCACACTGGCCGGCCTGACGAACGCCCTGCGCGTAACCGGCAGGAAAAAGGAGGATGTCCGGATTGTCACCAGCGGCGCCGGGGCGGCGGCCGTCAGCATCACCCGGCTGCTTTTGTCCGCGGGCTTCAGGAATATCATTATGACGGACCGGCGCGGCGCGATTTACAAAGGCCGCCAGATCGGGATGAACTGGGTTAAGGAGGAGATGGCGGAGGTCACAAATCCGGAACGGGTCAAGGGCGACCTGGCCGAGGTGATCAGGGGAGCCGACGTGTTTATCGGCGTCAGTGCTCCAGGACTTGTCACAAAGGATATGGTGCGCTCCATGAACAAAGACGCCATTATCTTTGCCTGCGCCAATCCGACGCCGGAGATTTTCCCCGATGATGCGCGGGAAGCAGGGGCGGCCGTCATCGCAACCGGACGGTCCGACTTCCCGAACCAGATTAATAATGTTCTCGCTTTCCCCGGAATTTTCCGCGGCGCCTTTGACGCCCGCGCCTGCGACATAAATGAGGAAATGAAGCTTGCCGCGGCACACGCGCTGGCCGATCTGATACCGGAAGACGAGCTCGCCCCGGACTATATCATCCCGAAAGCCTTTGATCCCGCCGTCGGCCCCGCTGTGGCACATGCAGTCGCCGAAGCCGCGAGGCGCTCCGGCGTGGCACACGCAGCCGCCGAAGTTGCGCGACGCTGA
- the rpmE gene encoding 50S ribosomal protein L31, which produces MKEGIHPDYMECKVTCACGNSFVTRSTKPELRLDVCSACHPFFTGQQKFAHRGGRVEKFKQKYNLD; this is translated from the coding sequence ATGAAGGAAGGAATCCATCCTGATTACATGGAATGTAAAGTAACTTGCGCATGCGGAAATTCTTTTGTTACGAGATCAACCAAGCCGGAACTCCGTCTTGACGTTTGCTCAGCATGTCATCCGTTCTTTACAGGTCAGCAGAAGTTCGCGCACAGAGGCGGACGTGTTGAAAAGTTCAAGCAGAAGTACAACCTGGACTGA
- a CDS encoding Crp/Fnr family transcriptional regulator has product MEKVSLLDNIGQDSIDMMIPCFKPITRKYRKDDTILSYAAGVPASVAVLFRGQARLEILNEEGDLFLLERYEDGDVFGELFSLPLENFEYIVKALTDCTVIYLDYNHIITPCENLCAHHSQLISNLFMMTAQKAQELSLHISILGQNSTRDKLMTYLKHVRSQTGRRLAGSGIAVDRASAVRSGGGGTKKWPNTLSSPPDRLFTIPMTLGQLAEYLMVDRSSMMRELRAMKDDGLIESKNRQFRILV; this is encoded by the coding sequence ATGGAAAAAGTCAGTCTGCTGGACAACATCGGTCAGGATTCCATCGACATGATGATTCCCTGCTTCAAACCGATCACAAGAAAATACAGAAAAGACGACACTATCCTGTCCTACGCGGCGGGCGTGCCCGCCAGCGTCGCGGTTTTGTTCCGCGGACAGGCGCGTCTGGAGATCCTCAACGAGGAGGGGGATTTGTTTTTGTTAGAGAGGTATGAAGATGGAGATGTCTTCGGAGAACTGTTTTCTCTGCCGCTGGAAAACTTCGAATACATCGTCAAGGCGCTTACGGACTGCACTGTCATCTATCTGGATTACAATCATATCATCACGCCCTGCGAGAATCTCTGCGCCCACCACAGCCAGCTCATCAGCAACCTGTTCATGATGACGGCTCAGAAGGCTCAGGAGCTGTCGCTGCACATCTCGATTCTGGGGCAGAATTCCACCCGCGACAAGCTTATGACTTATCTGAAGCATGTACGCTCTCAGACCGGCCGCCGTCTCGCAGGCAGCGGCATCGCCGTAGACAGAGCCTCCGCCGTCCGTTCCGGGGGAGGAGGCACAAAGAAATGGCCGAACACTTTATCCTCACCGCCGGATCGTCTTTTTACGATTCCTATGACGCTGGGACAGCTGGCCGAATATCTGATGGTGGACCGCTCCTCCATGATGCGGGAGCTCCGCGCCATGAAGGATGACGGTCTCATCGAAAGTAAGAACCGTCAGTTCCGAATCCTCGTATAG
- a CDS encoding FprA family A-type flavoprotein codes for MHCVRKVTDDLYWVGANDKRLHLFESIHPIEDGVSYNSYLLMDEKTVLFDTADWSVGRQFCENVEYVLNGKPLDIMVINHLEPDHAASINEIILRYPDVKVVSTEKAWLLMNQFNFGVEEENFIMVKEGDTMKFGKHEVTFVAAPMVHWPEAMVTFDLTNGVLFSADAFGSFKSLDGALFADEVDFRNEWIDEARRYYTNIVGKYGPQVMALLKKASAIDIKMLCPLHGPVWRKDIPWLLDKYIHWATYTPEEKGVMIVYASMYGNTMNAAQILAAKLHEKGFHNVHMYDVAETHVSYLIGQAFKLSHIAILSVTYNLNVFPPMQNFIDDMKRLNMQKRVVGVVENGSWAPQAGTLICEELDEMKQMTVLNEQVSLLSAVNKMTADELDGLADSIIESMKQDY; via the coding sequence ATGCATTGCGTAAGAAAGGTAACCGACGACCTGTACTGGGTCGGAGCGAACGATAAAAGACTGCATCTGTTTGAGAGCATCCATCCGATTGAAGACGGCGTTTCCTACAACTCGTATCTTCTGATGGACGAGAAGACCGTCCTGTTCGACACGGCGGACTGGTCCGTGGGACGCCAGTTCTGCGAGAACGTGGAATATGTTCTGAACGGGAAACCGCTGGATATCATGGTAATCAACCATCTGGAGCCGGACCATGCGGCCTCCATCAACGAGATTATCCTCCGGTATCCGGACGTCAAGGTGGTCTCCACAGAGAAGGCGTGGCTGCTGATGAATCAGTTCAACTTCGGCGTTGAGGAAGAGAACTTCATCATGGTGAAGGAAGGCGATACCATGAAATTCGGAAAGCACGAGGTCACCTTCGTGGCCGCTCCGATGGTTCACTGGCCGGAGGCCATGGTCACCTTCGATCTAACCAACGGCGTTCTGTTCAGCGCGGACGCCTTCGGCTCCTTCAAATCACTGGACGGCGCTTTGTTCGCGGACGAGGTGGATTTCAGGAACGAGTGGATCGATGAGGCCCGTCGCTACTATACGAACATCGTCGGCAAATACGGGCCTCAGGTCATGGCTTTGCTAAAGAAGGCCTCCGCCATCGACATCAAGATGCTGTGCCCGCTTCACGGACCGGTATGGCGTAAGGATATCCCCTGGCTGCTGGATAAATACATCCACTGGGCAACGTATACGCCGGAAGAAAAGGGCGTGATGATCGTATACGCTTCCATGTACGGCAACACGATGAACGCCGCTCAGATCCTGGCCGCGAAGCTCCATGAAAAGGGCTTCCACAATGTCCATATGTACGATGTGGCGGAGACGCATGTGTCCTATCTGATCGGACAGGCCTTCAAACTGAGCCATATCGCGATTCTGTCCGTGACCTACAATCTGAACGTCTTTCCGCCTATGCAGAACTTCATTGATGACATGAAGCGCCTGAATATGCAGAAGCGTGTGGTCGGCGTGGTGGAGAACGGCTCCTGGGCGCCCCAGGCCGGCACTTTGATCTGCGAGGAGCTGGACGAGATGAAGCAGATGACCGTGCTGAACGAACAGGTGTCCCTGCTTTCCGCCGTGAACAAAATGACTGCGGATGAGCTGGACGGTCTGGCCGACAGCATTATCGAGTCGATGAAGCAGGATTATTAA
- a CDS encoding DUF1385 domain-containing protein: MDMSRIFLKDACPTPIGGQAVLEGVMMRGMERTAIAVRLPDGRIHMKTNKNTASARWTRIPLLRGVVSFVISLVEGTKTLTWSADVAEYFMEDDEEEYEPGRFEAWLTGRIGENEVWQLMIFLSVLIALVFAVGVFVLLPTAAIGWLKPFVPGAVTLNLIEGVLRIIMFIVYIAAISRMKDIRRVFEYHGAEHKTIHCFENNLELTPANAQQFYTLHPRCGTSFLMFVMVVSLVLFSLLGWPDLLMRIVSRILLLPVVAGLSYELLKWAGRSDNWLVRILSIPGLYLQKLTTREPDDSQLEIAIAALKGVLVEPEAPCIEGIVDRNGQLLEPMDLAALKKEREEVSGTEGSGEQNDAERTCDDGEGTDQ, from the coding sequence ATGGACATGAGCAGAATTTTCCTGAAAGACGCGTGCCCCACTCCGATCGGCGGGCAGGCGGTTCTGGAGGGAGTCATGATGCGCGGAATGGAGCGGACGGCCATCGCTGTGCGGCTTCCCGACGGGCGGATCCATATGAAAACAAATAAAAATACGGCCAGCGCCCGCTGGACGAGGATCCCGCTCCTGCGGGGCGTGGTTTCCTTTGTGATATCTCTCGTGGAGGGAACAAAGACTCTGACCTGGTCTGCGGATGTGGCGGAATATTTTATGGAGGATGACGAGGAGGAGTATGAGCCGGGGCGTTTTGAAGCCTGGCTGACCGGCAGAATCGGAGAAAACGAGGTCTGGCAGCTGATGATTTTCCTGTCGGTGCTGATTGCGCTGGTCTTCGCCGTCGGCGTGTTCGTGCTGCTTCCCACCGCCGCAATCGGCTGGCTGAAACCCTTTGTGCCCGGAGCGGTGACGCTGAATCTGATTGAGGGAGTGCTGCGCATTATCATGTTCATCGTATACATCGCGGCGATTTCGCGCATGAAGGATATCCGGCGTGTGTTTGAGTATCACGGCGCGGAGCACAAAACCATTCACTGCTTTGAGAACAATCTGGAGCTCACGCCGGCCAACGCGCAGCAGTTTTACACGCTGCATCCCAGATGCGGCACCAGTTTTCTGATGTTCGTCATGGTGGTGAGTCTGGTGCTGTTTTCCCTTCTGGGATGGCCGGATCTGCTGATGCGGATTGTGTCGAGAATTCTGCTTCTGCCGGTGGTGGCGGGATTGTCTTACGAGCTGCTGAAATGGGCGGGGCGTTCCGACAACTGGCTGGTAAGGATTTTGAGTATCCCGGGGCTGTATCTGCAGAAACTGACCACGCGGGAGCCGGATGATTCTCAGCTGGAAATTGCCATCGCTGCGCTGAAGGGGGTCCTTGTGGAACCGGAGGCTCCTTGCATCGAGGGGATTGTGGATCGGAACGGACAGCTGCTGGAACCGATGGATCTGGCGGCGCTGAAAAAAGAACGTGAAGAGGTCTCCGGCACCGAAGGCTCCGGGGAACAAAACGATGCGGAGAGGACGTGCGATGACGGCGAGGGAACTGATCAATAG
- a CDS encoding Uma2 family endonuclease yields MTIDEMKKRKGELGLTNEMLAEQSGVPLGTVQKIFAGITKAPRYTTILALERVLTPSSPEESPDRLSYSPSYNETDASVISDGAFSYLPRHSVPLTVEDILALPGEQRIELIDGIPYDMAPPSTLHQKTVTWLSYRFSDYIFQNRKPCSAYVSPVGVQLNHDDRTLLEPDLLILCDPEKVRSTHILGAPDLIVEVLSPATQIRDMTLKLYKYQDAGVREYWIIDTKNQRIIVYEFARTGLTHIYTFSDRVPVGIWDGSCSIDFNEFAEHAGSLLKDRGE; encoded by the coding sequence ATGACGATTGATGAAATGAAAAAAAGGAAAGGGGAATTAGGACTCACCAATGAAATGCTGGCAGAACAGTCCGGTGTTCCTCTCGGAACAGTACAGAAGATATTTGCCGGAATCACAAAGGCTCCGCGTTATACGACAATCCTTGCCCTTGAAAGGGTTCTCACGCCATCCTCCCCGGAGGAATCCCCCGACAGACTGTCATACAGTCCGTCATATAATGAAACTGACGCTTCCGTCATAAGCGACGGAGCATTTTCATATCTCCCCCGGCACTCCGTCCCGCTGACCGTCGAGGACATCCTCGCCCTGCCCGGAGAACAGCGAATCGAACTGATAGACGGAATTCCGTACGATATGGCGCCGCCTTCAACGCTGCATCAGAAAACAGTCACCTGGCTCTCCTACCGGTTTTCTGATTACATTTTCCAAAACCGGAAACCCTGTTCAGCATATGTCTCCCCGGTCGGAGTACAGCTGAATCATGATGACAGAACGCTGCTGGAACCGGATCTTCTGATTCTCTGTGATCCGGAAAAGGTGAGAAGCACTCATATCCTCGGTGCTCCGGATCTGATTGTCGAAGTTCTGTCTCCCGCGACACAGATCCGCGATATGACACTGAAGCTGTACAAATATCAGGATGCAGGCGTTCGGGAATACTGGATTATTGATACAAAAAATCAGCGCATCATCGTCTACGAGTTCGCCCGCACCGGACTCACTCACATCTACACCTTCAGCGACCGCGTTCCCGTCGGAATCTGGGACGGCAGCTGCAGCATCGACTTCAATGAATTTGCCGAACACGCAGGATCTCTCCTGAAGGATCGCGGAGAATGA